In the genome of Plasmodium chabaudi chabaudi strain AS genome assembly, chromosome: 6, one region contains:
- a CDS encoding fam-a protein, with amino-acid sequence MNKGNFNAVFLLLSLFVYANNKALAAELDEHNAASTELYEHNITSTESDEHNATIIKEDEHDVIPTESDEHDVIPTEYDEHNVIPTESDEHNVIPTESDEHNVIPTESDEHNAIPTESDEHNVIPTESDEHNVTPAESYEHNGTPAESDEHNGTPAESDEHNATPAESDEHNGTPAESDEHNAIPTESDEHNATIIKEDEHDVIPTEYDEHNATPAESDEHNVTPAESDEHNGTPAESDEHNAIPTESDEHNATIIKEDEHDVIPTEYDEHDVIPTEYDEHNVIPTESDEHNVTPAESDEHNATPAESDEHNATPAESDEHNATPAESFVSEIAQRIANLNNESSNGSLLMNPGSEMRYKIHKHLLCMDPKETEKAIKHASEAVALLLKIGSNTDGYNVEFQANNRTFIYSKKVENIDIGKFITKANSSDKYDEIINVLWDSNGTIRPDLGVMNGNVARVYNPNLLMMEKSHDAFSIVSPSQITYALATKVEISDDTTVILCPSININYLNKNHDDINVKELLKNVKPIETDIDAEEALIKLASNISGFIIKKNEDSVDVTYIHSIYNGDKATHFLEDLRHKRDRSKKYSYIMGVHANM; translated from the exons ATGAACAAAGGAAATTTTAATGCcgtttttttacttttaagCTTGTTTGTATATGCAAACAATAAAGCGCTTGCAGCCGAACTTGATGAGCACAATGCCGCATCAACCGAGCTATATGAACACAATATCACTTCAACCGAATCAGATGAACACAATGCCACTATAATCAAGGAAGATGAACACGATGTTATTCCAACCGAATCAGATGAACACGATGTTATTCCAACCGAATATGATGAACATAATGTTATTCCAACCGAATCAGATGAACATAATGTTATTCCAACCGAATCAGATGAACATAATGTTATTCCAACCGAATCAGATGAACACAATGCTATTCCAACCGAATCAGATGAGCACAATGTTATTCCAACCGAATCAGATGAACACAATGTTACTCCAGCTGAATCATATGAACACAATGGTACTCCAGCTGAATCAGATGAACACAATGGTACTCCAGCTGAATCAGATGAACACAACGCTACTCCAGCTGAATCAGATGAACACAATGGTACTCCAGCTGAATCAGATGAACACAATGCTATTCCAACCGAATCAGATGAACACAATGCCACTATAATCAAGGAAGATGAACACGATGTTATTCCAACCGAATATGATGAACACAATGCTACTCCAGCTGAATCAGATGAACACAATGTTACTCCAGCTGAATCAGATGAACACAATGGTACTCCAGCTGAATCAGATGAACACAATGCTATTCCAACCGAATCAGATGAACACAATGCCACTATAATCAAGGAAGATGAACACGATGTTATTCCAACCGAATATGATGAACACGATGTTATTCCAACCGAATATGATGAACATAATGTTATTCCAACCGAATCAGATGAACACAATGTTACTCCAGCTGAATCAGATGAACACAACGCTACTCCAGCTGAATCAGATGAACACAATGCTACTCCAGCTGAATCAGATGAACACAATGCTACTCCAGCCGAAAGTTTTGTATCCGAAATTGCTCAACGCATAGCTAATTTAAACAACGAAAGTTCAAATGGATCCCTTTTAATGAATCCTGG TTCGGAGATGAGATATAAAATACACAAGCACTTATTATGTATGGATCCTAAAGAAACCGAAAAAGCAATAAAACATGCTAGTGAAGCTGTAGCACTTTTACTAAAAATTGGCTCAAATACAGACGGTTATAACGTCGAATTTCAAGCAAATAATcgtacatttatatattctaaGAAAGTTGAAAATATCGATATtggaaaatttattactaAAGCCAACAGTTCTGATAAG TATGATGAGATAATAAACGTGTTATGGGATAGCAATGGCACCATTCGACCTGATCTCGGCGTTATGAAtg gaAACGTTGCCCGTGTATACAAtccaaatttattaatgatGGAAAAAAGTCATGACGCATTTTCTATTGTGTCACCCTCTCAAATAACTTACGCTTTAGCCACAAAAGTTGAG ATATCAGACGACACAACAGTAATTCTATGTCcttcaataaatataaattatctaAATAAAAACCACGATGATATTAATGTGAAAGAActgttaaaaaatgtaaaaccAATCGAAACTGATATTGATGCTGAGGAAgctttaataaaattggcTTCTAACATATCTggatttataattaaaaaaaatgaagacaGCGTTGATGTTACCTACATACATTCT atTTATAATGGAGATAAAGCTACTCACTTTCTTGAAGATTTACGTCATAAAAGAGATagaagtaaaaaatattcatatattatggGTGTTCATgcaaatatgtaa
- a CDS encoding fam-a protein: MNNGYVKKFFFVFILFGCLNNKVLTTEYTEDNAASYEPTRPKAIRIKITLSKTIPCQKEISETSSSETIRPKRLRSNRGRSKATTYGSSSSKIALSRTPRYKTPPFEAGAFKANPFEAGPSKVPSFEAQSSEVTPFEAGPSKVPSFEARLLEVPPFEAGPSKVPSFEAGPSKVPSFEIVLPRAVLTNPPSPHITYIPVSYKLDKIYKKNKHLLCKNPSETKKATTSMDEAVNLLKYYATTNNGFKYYSTTTSGINIYYRNNGNGSSIERCQFQISNPDKYDDIINTLWDPNGPRKFDPSFINGKVARSYDRDLLMVLRFYKNDMLFSERYFYALAKKVHISEDITIIAMSSGNVNDHNPSGPKFYANKVVGSINTFKTSVDFDDDVMSGNYKRSFVNLSGFLIKKTDDHVDITFVNSMEFNAMIPIKMLTRDADMEAVLNVISMQRYFNRQ, encoded by the exons ATGAATAATGgatatgttaaaaaatttttttttgttttcattttgttcgGATGTCTGAACAATAAAGTCCTTACAACCGAGTATACAGAAGACAATGCTGCTTCATACGAACCGACTCGACCCAAAGCGATTCGAATCAAAATAACTCTATCCAAAACAATTCCATGCcaaaaagaaatatcaGAAACATCTTCATCCGAAACGATTCGACCCAAAAGGCTTCGATCCAATAGAGGTCGATCCAAAGCAACTACGTATGGTTCATCTTCATCCAAAATAGCTCTATCCAGAACACCTCGATACAAAACACCCCCATTTGAAGCCGGAGCATTTAAAGCAAATCCATTTGAAGCCGGGCCATCTAAAGTACCTTCATTTGAAGCCCAATCATCGGAAGTAACTCCATTTGAAGCCGGGCCATCTAAAGTACCTTCATTTGAAGCCCGATTATTGGAAGTACCTCCATTTGAAGCCGGACCATCTAAAGTACCTTCATTTGAAGCCGGGCCATCTAAAGTACCTTCATTTGAAATAGTTTTACCCCGAGCTGTTTTAACTAACCCTCCTTCACCTCATATTAC atatattcctgtttcatataaattggataaaatatataaaaaaaataagcacCTATTATGCAAAAATCCCTcagaaacaaaaaaagcaaCAACATCTATGGACGAAGCTGTaaatcttttaaaatacTATGCTACAACTAACAACGGCTTCAAATATTATAGTACGACTACTAGTggcataaatatatattataggAATAATGGAAATGGTTCCTCCATTGAAAGATGCCAATTTCAAATTTCTAATCCCGATAAG tatgatgatataataaatacacTGTGGGATCCCAATGGCCCCAGAAAATTCGATCCAAGTTTTATTAAtg gaaAAGTTGCTCGCTCATACGATAGAGATTTGTTAATGGTGCTAagattttacaaaaatgatATGCTATTCTCCGaaagatatttttatgctttAGCCAAAAAAGTTCAT aTATCAGAAGATATAACTATAATTGCCATGTCTTCAGGAAATGTAAATGATCACAACCCTTCCGGTCCAAAATTCTATGCAAACAAAGTTGTAGGCAGTATAAACACATTCAAAACAAGTGTTGATTTTGACGATGATGTTATGAGTGGAAACTATAAAAGGTCGTTTGTTAACTTATCTGGATTcctcattaaaaaaacagacGATCACGTTGATATTACCTTTGTCAACTCG aTGGAATTTAATGCTATGATTCCCATAAAAATGCTTACTAGAGATGCAGATATGGAAGCAGTGCTGAATGTTATATCCATGCAACGCTACTTTAATCGTCAATAA
- a CDS encoding fam-c protein codes for MFTFLYDRSKASGLKNKIVQVVKKIHRENDKKGIDSKCKAQLNNSNNDNTDKNDNNNNPGNNGNSNNNNDNNGNSNNNNDNSGNSNNNNGNSGNSNSNNDNSGNSNNNNDNSGNSNNNNDNSGNNNNNNDNNGGNNNNHKNHGEISCFNIFKNGKKFKKPSLIYRPLHKVSLRYETAHRDVIPKNRKHLRDLLRLKEKLEKHPSNEKLEKHPSNEKLGKQPSNEKLEKHPSNEKLEKHPSNEKLAKHPSNEKLTKYPSNEKLEKQPSNEKLEKQPSNEKLEKHPSNEKLEKQPSNEKLEKHPSNEKLAKYPSNEKLTKYPSNEKLEKHPSNEKSNE; via the coding sequence atGTTTACGTTCTTATATGATCGATCTAAGGCATCTggcttaaaaaataaaattgttcaagttgtcaaaaaaatacacagAGAGAACGACAAAAAGGGTATAGATTCTAAATGCAAAGCACAATTAAATAACAGCAACAACGACAACACTGACAAAAATGACAATAATAACAACCCTGGCAACAATGGAAACAGTAATAACAACAACGACAACAATGGAAACAGTAATAACAACAACGACAATAGTGGAAACAGTAATAACAACAACGGCAATAGTGGAAACAGTAATAGCAACAACGACAACAGTGGAAACAGTAATAACAACAACGACAACAGTGGAAACAGTAATAACAACAACGACAACAGTGGaaacaataataacaaCAACGACAATAATGGCGGCAATAATAACAATCATAAAAATCATGGAGAAATCAgttgttttaatatatttaaaaatggtaaaaaatttaaaaaacctTCACTTATCTATCGACCTCTTCATAAGGTATCATTGCGATATGAAACTGCTCACCGTGATGTTATtccaaaaaatagaaaacaTTTACGGGATTTATTAcgtttaaaagaaaaattagaaaagcATCcttcaaatgaaaaattagaaaagcATCCTTCGAATGAAAAATTAGGCAAACAACCTTCAAATGAAAAGTTAGAAAAACATCCTTCAAATGAAAAGTTAGAAAAACATCcttcaaatgaaaaattagcCAAACATCCTTcgaatgaaaaattaaccAAATATCCTTCGAATGAAAAGTTAGAAAAACAACCTTCAAATGAAAAGTTAGAAAAACAACCTTCAAATGAAAAGTTAGAAAAACATCCTTCAAATGAAAAGTTAGAAAAACAACCTTCAAATGAAAAGTTAGAAAAACATCcttcaaatgaaaaattagcCAAATATCCTTcgaatgaaaaattaaccAAATATCCTTCGAATGAAAAGTTAGAAAAACATCcttcaaatgaaaaatcaaatgagtaa